From the Oxalobacter vibrioformis genome, the window TCACTTACATAACCAAAGAAGGTGATACGGTAGACAGCATCACATGGAGGCAATACCAGACGCGTGCCGGTAGTGTCCTGGAAAACGTGCTTTCCGCCAATCCAGGGCTGGCTGATTATGGCCCTGTGCTTCCGCCTGGCATCAAGGTAAAACTGCCGGAACTGCCACAGCCTGCCGTTCATAAATCCGTTAAGTTATGGAACTGATGCGCCATGGCCACCCCCTTTTCCTTTGTCGATGAATCCAGAAACCTGCAAGCGGTACCGGATGAACTTTCAACGCCACCTATCAAGGAAACCCCTGTAAAACCCTCTTACCGGCTGGTGGCCAATAACCAGGACATTACCGATTTGATCCGGGACCGGTTTATATCACTCAGATATACCGATGCAGTAGGGTTTGAATCTGATGTGTTGGAAATCGAATTATCAGACCATATTGAAGCGGAACCGATCGAACTGCCGCCAACTGGCGCTGAATTGCAGCTTTACCTGGGCTATGACGATGTGGCGGACTTGAAAGGCATTTTTATTGTCGATGAACTTAACCTTGGGCGGGGAACTTCACGGCCTGGCCGCATGGCGATAAGGGCACGCGCAACCCCTTTTGACCGCAGCAAGGGAGGCAAAAGCACACTGCAATCACAAAAGCGCAGGATCTGGAAAAAGGGAACCCGCATTGGTGATATGGTCGCTACGATAGCAACAGAACACGGCATGGAATATGCCGTTTCGGCATCCCTGCTTAAAGTGCCGTTGCCCACCATTGACCAGTCAAACGAAAGTGATATCAATCTGCTTTTACGTATCGGAAAAAAGTATGATGCCCTGGTGAAACCGTCCGGTGGCAAATTGATTTTTGCCAAACGCGGGGAAATGAAGACCCTGGGCGGGGAGCAATTGCCACCGGTGCCATTAATCGAAAAAGATGTTTCATCATGGGATGTGACTTTGACCATGCGGGATTCTGCCGGGCTTGTTGTGGCGACTTGGCATATTCCAAAATCTGCCAGAAAGCATCAGATCAAGGTGGGTACCGGTGAGCCAGTCCACAGGATAAAGCAGCTTTTTCAGACAGAAGAGGCGGCATTAGCAGCTGCCAAGGCGGAATATGCCAAACGCCAGCGCGAAGGCACGAAGCTGACTTTTGAAATGACTGGGCGGGGTGATGTGATTGCCGAAGCCCCATTGCAACTTTCACAATGGCGGCAGGATGTGCCAACGGATTGGATTATTTCAAGCGTGGATCATAACCTGGACCCGGCAGGCGGATGGACGATGAGCATACAGGCTGAATTGCCGGATGATCCTGCCACGGCCAAGGTTGAAACGGTGACAGTACCAAAAAAGGTTCGCAGCTAATTTTAAATTCCGGGCGGTTTCTTTCGTTACGATGCCTTTTATTTCAGATTTTCGGCAGATGTTAAAATTGGTACCTGTGAAATTTTATTTATGGTGATGTGATGGCGAAAAATTCCAATTTGAGGGCGTGTGTTTACTTAACTCGTGACTGTTATTTTCACGAATTTGGTACAAAACCTGTTTACAGCGATAAATCCGGCGAAGTTGTTGGGGTTATATCGGTGGCCATTATTGAGGAAGCTAATGGGCAGGTCAAAATGGTTGACCCCAATGACATAAGATTCATTGTGTAGCCGCACCTATTCCTACATGCGCTAAGTTAGCTGGTGCTAAAATGCCATGTAGAAAACAGATCAGATAGGGGAAGCCTGTCACTTGACCGGCTTTTTCTTTATTTGCTGGAAACAAGGCGAAGATGTGGAATCGCTTTATTTTTGCGGCGTTGCGCAATGTGGCGATTTTGTCTATCAAGTAGGTATCCTGCCCCCGCCAAGGTTGAAACGGTATCAGTACCCAAAAAAAGCAGGTGAGAATGCAAGCATCTCGGCCCTGCAGCATGTATTTATGCGGGTTTCGATAAGGCCGGATCCAGGGAAATCAGAATAATTTTCTGATACAGGACGTAACAACCCCCCAAACCTGCATTTCTTGCCCTTCGTGAAAATCAATCGGATCATATTTCGGGTTTTCAGGGATAAGGCGCACGATTTTTTCCTTTTTGAATAATCGCTTCACAGTGAAGCCGCCATCAATGACGGCAACCACGATCATGTTATGCCTGGGTTCGATGGACTTGTCGACCACAATCACATCACCATCAAATATTCCTACGCCTTCCATGCTGTCGCCGGCAACGCGGAAGAGAAAAGATGAATTGCGATTTATGAAAATCTGGTCGTTTAAATCAATCTGTTTTCCGTTCCCGCCAATTGCTTCCTGGACGGGGAAGAGAAGTGGCCCCGGGAATTAGGACAGATTTATAAGTGAGTTTTTTGCTTCACAATAGTGGCTGCGAAGCAGTCAAAGGGAGCGAAATCATGAGCAAAAGAAGCAGAAGAAACCATTCAAGCGTATTCAAGGGCAAAGTGGCGCTGGCGGCGCTCAGGGGAGACAGGACGATAGCCGAGATAGCACAACAGTATGAAATTCACCCCAACCTGGTCACCGAATGGAAACGACAGTTGCAAGAGAACGCTGGCCATGTTTTTGAAGGCAAGAAGCCCGTTGGCAAGGCAGATCCGGATTTGAAGGTACTGCATGCCAAGATTGGTCAACAGGCGCTGGAAATCGATTTTTTAAGCGGCGCGCTCACCAAGGCGGGATTGCTGAGCGCAAAAGAATGATAGACCGTACCCACAACTTGTCGGTTGTCCGGCAATGCCAGATATTGTCACTTTCCAGATCGACGGCCTACTACCGATCCTGTGAGACAAGGCCGGAAGACCTTGCTCTCATGCGCCGAATGGACGAGTTGCATCTTGAGTATCCGTTTGCGGGCAGCCGGATGCTGCGCGACCTGTTGCGTTTTGAGGGGTATGAAGTTGGCAGAAAGCGCATTGGCACGCTGATGAAGAAGATGGGGATATCGGCGATCTACAGGAAGCCCAATACCAGTCGGCGTCATCCGGCCCATCCGGTTTATCCGTACCTGCTGCGCAATTGGAGATCACCCGTCCCAATCATGTGTGGGCAGGAGACATCACCTATATTCCGATGAAACGCGGGTTTGTTTATCTGTTCGCCGTGATGGATTGGGCCAGCCGCAAAGTGCTGTCCTGGCGTATATCGAACACCCTGACAGCGGACTTCTGTATCGAAGCACTCGAGGAAGCAATCCACCGCCATGACAGGCCGGATATCTTCAATACCGACCAGGGCAGTCAGTTCACCAGCCTGGAATTTACGCAGCTGCTCAAAGCCCATCAGATTGCCATCAGCATGGATGGCAAGGGTGCCTGGCGGGATAACGTGTTTGTTGAGCGCCTGTGGAAAACCCTCAAGTATGAGGATATTTATCTGCGTGCCTATGACACGGTAAGCGCGGTAAAACAGGGGATCGGGCGCTATCTTGATTTTTATAACCGGAAACGGCCACACCAATCGCTTGACGGCATACCACCGGATCGGTTTTACTATGACAACCTGCACCAGCCGGAAATGGCAGCGTAGGTGATGAACGGGTTACCCACCGCACTCGCCTCCAGCACCTTTATTGCTGAAGGCGGCACCGTGGATAACCCTTTAACCGCAAGGAACACACTTAAGCAGGACAAAATCCTGTCCAAACAATCGGAGCCACTTCTAAGCCAGCCGGTACCGGGCTTTCACTCATTGTTATGCAGATGGGGTTTGGATGTATCTGTATTGCATTCATGGGGTCAAGTGTTTTAACTGTATGGGCGTACAGTATAGTACCGGCTTGAAGAAAAGGAAAGCGGGCGCAACATTGCCTAAATTTTCAGCATCACAGGCACAGATACAGAGGATGCAAAAAGGGGGAAAAGATACACAGGGTTATACCCGGAAATTGTGGATAACTTTTGCAAATTCTGGACGAACGCAAAAGTTATATTCCAAAAAAATGCGATTTATCTTCCAAATTTTGGAAGATGGCAGATGTTGGTTGGTGGTTACTAACCGGGAAAGCTAGGCTGGGTGGGGTACTGACGGGGATCGAACAAATGGCTGTGATCCCTATGAATAGCCGATATGCGTATTTCGATTTTTGAAATTACCCCTAAAATTACCCCTATTATGATTTGCTACTCATTAAAAGCCATGGGGACGGAAAAGGGTTAAGCCAAAGAAAAAGCCGATCACTGACCGGCCTCTCCCCTGATTTGTTTTCGCATTTTGATCGTGCCCAGACATTTTATCACCAAATATCCCACCAAGGCTTTAACGGTGCCACAGATGAAGCATTGGCGCACGAAGTTGAAAGATTGACCGCCATTCCTTTAACGGTGCCACCGCTGAAGATCGCCCGTGCAATCGCCAAAGGTGACTTCACCCGGACACTTTGCTACGGCTACAGTTGCTACACTTGCTACAGTTGGGGCTGAAAATGCACAAAATGGCGTATTGACGGAATCAGCCAGGGGGTTTGCGACAGCGACACCTGCGACTTTTGCGACACATGGAATCTAGGGTTTCCCGTTCGTCTGATTTCTGACTAACGGGGATTTTCACCTGAACCTTCTACTGATTTCAGCGTAGGGTCTACCGGGCGTGATACGCCTAATAGCTCGGCTTTCTTGGCGGCGCTTTTTGTCTGGTGGTAGTCTGGTCTATCGGGTGTAGCCTCAATGTGAGGCTGAACCCGTGTTTCAAATTCGCCGGTTTCTGTTCTTGGCTGTTCCTTCGCAGCCTCCGACCTTGCCCTGTTGGCTTCTGCTGCTGAATATGCTGACTGGCTTGCGGTGGCGTGGTTGTTCGTGACCTAGTGAGTCGATAGTTGTTTCAACGTGGGGAATTTCTCCGCGTGTTTTCATTAAGCTGGCAGGAATCACATAATCCGCCGAAAGGTGCATAAATAATGAGCTTATCATTTTTCACTTTTCAACACACTGTCAAAATGATTTGCTTACCGTAAAAAGCCCACCAGCATGGGTGGGCTTTGATGGAGCATTGAGGCCTTATTCGCTTCGCTTTAATCTGAAGTTTTCATCATCTGTGACGTATTGAAGGGAATCACGAAGAATTCCAGGGATTCGCATGAGGTGCTCTGGCTGCATGATTTTCACCGTATTGCCAGCACCAACTTCAAGGCCGGCTCGTTCAATTTCCCGGCGCCTTTCATCTGTAATGTCGATCGGCAGGGTAATAATCGGCTCACGCCTGTCACCGTTGTATCGGAACAACCAGCGATTCGTTTTCCCATCATAAAGTACAGTGTAGTAGCTCTCGGTGTCCCTGGCGACCAGACTATCAGCTGCTTCTGGCAGCAGTGATTTTGTGATCTCATACATCTGCCGCTCTTTGTACGTCGTAACGATCTTCGGGTTGTCCGGGTCAACCTGATCTGCAAATTCATCAACCACAGTTGGTGATTCTTTTGGCTTTTCTGGCTCCGGCTTCGCCGAAAGACCGGTAACGACCATATCGCTTATCGCCAAGCCGACAGATCGCTTGACGATTGGCGTGATACTTTCAATGAACCTTGCGTTAAATTGCCGCTGAATATTGGCCTGTCCAGCCACAAATCGGACAAAATCCGCGCCGGGGTCTCTTAGGTTGTTTCTAATGACATCGGTAAACTGGTTCAGATAAACGCTTTCTTCTGCGATCTCTTTGATCTGATCCGGCTTGAAATCATCGTGCCTGAAATTGTAGAGGCGGGATATTTGTGACTCATCCAGTTTTTCAAAATCCACCACAAGGAATGGTTCTGCATCCATGGTGTTTTTTTCATTCAGGTCCGTGAAAAATCGCCATTCAACACCATTTGTTATGGCTGCGATAAGAACATTTGTCGCAGAATTGAAATACCTTTCAAGCTGGCCTTCATGATTTATCAACATCTCACCATAAGGCTTTGCCTCAATAAACAAAACAGGGGTTCCTTTAAGCATCAGGGCATAATCAATGCGATCAGTTTGTTTTACACCGCGATATTCAGCACGGTATTCAGCCTGCACTTTTGTTGGATCGTAAGCATTGAAACCGAGAATATCCAGCAGGGGAAGAATAAGAGCCTGTTTGGTTGTTTCTTCTGTTTTGCAATGCTCGGCCACATTTTTGATGTGTTCGGCATGTTTATGCACCTTGCTTATAAACTCGTTCATTTCCTCTCCCATTTGAATATTAGTTCATTGTCTATGCGCGCTGCACGTTGATAATACGTCGTACAGTATATATCGCAGACGTCCGATAGCGTACAGATCATGATAAAATACAAGTGCTGCTGAAAAAGAGGCGGCCAGGGGTGAGAGCCTGAAAATACACGCAAGACTGATATACCGCCATCAGTGCGGTTTTTTTGTATCAGTGTCATGGTTTCCTATGGGCAGCCGTGAGGGGCACTTCGGTGCGCCGGTTTACTTGCGTTCCGGTCTCTCAACCTTCACGGTTTGCCCACCCGTTTGAGAGCGGGCGGGTGATGAATAATCGCAACGTAAGGAAATGCCATGAATCAACCCAAGTCCGGGGAAACCCAATCAGTAAAAGACCTCAGAGCCACCATAGAATGGATAGACGGCTTATCACAAGAAAGCACCGCCAAAATCATGGCCATTGCAAATCTGGCTTTGCTGGCAATGGAAACGCCTTCATTTCACCTTGAAAGTCTGGCACAAGCGTTTAAGGCTATCGCTGATCTTGCCTTCTCATTGGAGGAATGTATCGGCTATCACGCAAATACTGCCGGTTGCAATTCCACATGCCAAAGAAGCATCAGGCGGCATCAGGCTTACATTGCAATGAAGGAGGCGCAGTCATGAACCCAAAAGCAATAGCGCACCACAGGAAATATGGCGGCATGTGGTTTGTCGTTCATTCAGACCGAGACATGTTCTCAAACGCGGTTTCCGATTACTTCATGACGGAGCATGAGGCACAGGTGGCAAAGGCGAATCTGTCCGGACAGTACCCGGCAGACCAGCTTTTCATTATCCGGCACAGGACACTGGAAGAAGCGAAAGCAATCGCCAGAGAAAGCAATGAACGCCACAAGCTGGATGTTACTTATTACCAAGTAGCGATCAGAGTGCCGTACCAGGGTAAAACGCTGCCGAAGAATATTTCCGGGATGATTGGCAGTCGGTTTAAAGCAGTTCGAGCATTGCGGAGCATCAGGAGGACATTGCCCGGTGCGCTGCTGGTGCAACACACTCGCTTTTACCAAGACGATGAGTTGACAGGCCGCCAGGAGCATTTACGCCGGATCATTCGTTGACCTGTGAATAAACCCAGTGCTTTCGGTATAATGTGCTATACCGGATTATTCTGGACGATACCGTATAAGCTGCGCCTATCCTTCGCGAGGAGAAAACACAGTTACCTTGCTGTGCTGGCGCGGCTTCCCCAACAAGGCTGACGTGAAGGTGCGTTATGAGTAAAACACAATATGAGTATATTCCCATCATATTTGCTGCGGCATTTATCACAGGACAAAACAAAAACCTTCGCCAGAAAAAGGTGAACTGGGTAAAGGGGCTTAATCTCCTCATCGAGCAGATAAATGGGGTAGAAAAATCCGGGGTAGAGCAATTTTGGGGAGGCCTGACGCTCAAACAGCGTGTTGAAACCCCGGAAGAAAGAGAGCGAAAAAAAAAGGATATTCTTGAGAATGGAAAATTCCTGGAAAGTCTGATAGAAAAAGGAATTTTGTCGGCGAAAGAGCATCCCCATTATTTGCATCTCATCAGTGTTTCTTCCTTTTCGACTATGTTCGAGAATTACTTTCCAAGAGATAAAGATCGTCTAAATGAGTTGCTGCCTTCTTTTGAAGCATTGGTTCAAGAGACTGCCCCTGCTGCCTCGCCATCCGACCTGCAAAAAAAGCAATTAGAGAATGGCGTAGATGATGAGCAAGCTGAAGTCACGCTCACATGGAAAGATGAAATCAGACCTTATGCCGACGGTCTTTTTGAGGACAACCCTGATATTACTGAAGCGGACATGACGCGAAGAATCGATGCACAGCTTCGAGCAAAAAACATAAGAAAAAGCAAAAAAAGTAATGCCGGTTTTTATTCGCAAGAACACATCAGAAAAGACTTTGTGCGATCGTTTCTTGAAGAAAAACGCACTGGGGAAGTGGGGGAATAATTATTGTTTTTTCCCCAACTCATTTCCCCAAAAAAGAAAAATGAAAAAAATACAGTAAAAACAGCAACCTGAGGGTTTTTGCAAAAAACAAATCCTCATCTAGCGGGGAAAAATTTCCCCACAGAAGATTACCTCGTGGACGGCAATGAAGCCGATCATATTTTTTCGGAGGTAATCAGATGACACTGCAACAAATTCACCATCAATCAAAAAGAATCTTGCGTAAGCGAGAGGTTCTTCATCGTACGGGTCTGTCAAACGCTACCCTGCACGAAATGATAGCTGCCCAGCGGTTCCCGGCTCAGATAAGAATTTCGACCCGCAGCGTTGGCTGGATCGAATCTGAAGTCGACGCCTGGATAGATGAGCGTATCGCGGCCAGCCGCCAAAAAGCTGCATAAGGGGGCCGCCATGAGGAACAATTTTCAAGCGCAACGCGAGCGCGTCCTGCATCGTCTCGCCGAGGGGCCGATGACCACGCACGAAGCGAGAGAGCAAATCGCTGTAATTCATCCTGCAGGGCGTGTCATGGAACTCCGCAGGCAAGGCCATGACATTCTGACTCACTGGACAAAAGAACCCAACGCCCAGGGGCACATGCACCGGGTGGCGAAATATGTTCTGCTGAGTCGCAAGGGGGTGCAATCATGAATGCGCTCGCAATCCAAAATGAAAAGCTGGTCTCTGTGAACAATCAGGAGCCAGTCACAACCAGCCTGATTGTTGCCGAGAAATTCAATAAGCGCCATGACCATGTCTTGAGGGCGATCCAAAATCTTGAGTGTTCAGACGGGTTCCGACTCCTCAATTTTGGGGAGTCCTCATACCGAAATGAGCAGAACAAAAAGCAGCCCATGTATCACATAACCCGTGACGGCTTCATGTTTCTGGCGATGGGTTTCACAGGCAAAAAAGCGGCAAGGTGGAAGGAATGCTTCATTGATGCCTTCAGGAAAATGGGGGCAACACTTGTCATGCGCTCAAGTTCAGAATGGAATGCAGCAAGGATTGAGAACAAGACAGGCCGCCGGGTACTCACAGACGCAATACAGTATGTTCTTATCCCTTATGCCATATCCCAGGGCAGCAGGAACCACGGAATGATGTTTGTCAGTTATACCCGGCTGGTTCAATCCTGCACCAGTTCTGACAAGCGCGATTCCCTTCCTGCGCACGTTCTGGCGAAGATAAGCGTTCTTGAGGTGAGCGCCGCCACGGAGATATTGAAGCTGGTGGCGAGGAATGTTCACTACAGGGAAATTTATCAGGCCGTCAAATCAGAGATCAATGAAATCGTTCGCCTTTGGAATGCGTTACCAATAGCGAACGCCAACATAAAACAATTGGAGGCGGCATGATCACGGACAAAAAAAGACCCGCCAAGGCAGCAACCGAAGCGGGGCAGAAAATAACTCTCAGTTCCAATTATAACCCGCTTCCCGCCCTTTTCAAGCGCTTTATCGTCATGCTGGCAGCACGGGAAATCATCAGCAAAGACCGTGCTGTATGGCTTCTGTTTCAATGGAGGCTGACACATGATTGATCCCATTTCCCAATTCAGGGACGCCATTGCCGCTGCTGGCCTGACCGTACCGGAAACCATCGAGACAGACGGCATGTTGCACCGATTTGCCAGTAACGGCAATCCTCGCGATACGGCAGGCTGGTATGTCTATTATGGCGATACAGTCCCCGCTGGTGGTTTCGGCTGCTGGCGGACAGGCGTCAACCAGACATGGCGTGCAGACACCGGCAAGAAACTGACACCATCAGAAGACGCCGCACACAAAGAGCGTATTGCCGCCATCCAGCAGCAGAGGAAGGAAGAAGAAGCCGCCCGGCGTGCAGAGGTCGCCACCAAGGCCAAAGCGCGATGGGAAGACGCTTTACCCGCTTCTGACAACCATCCCTATCTCGCGAAGAAAGGTGTCCTGGCACACGGCATCAAGGAGCATGACGGCAATCTCATCATCGCCTTGCGTACCGGCTCTGATATCCATTCCCTGCAAACCATCCGCGCTGACGGTGATAAACGCTTCCTGACTGGTGGCCGCATATCCGGCTGCTATTACAGTATCGGCAAACCGGACCAGTCGGATATCCTCTGCCTGGCTGAGGGCTTCTCTACCGGCGCATCTGTCCATGAAGCCACGGGCTACCCGGTTACAGTTGCCTTCAATGCAGGGAATCTTGAGCCGGTCGCCAAGGCTATACGCACCCTTTTTCCGGGCAAGCGGCTGGTGATCTGTGCTGATGATGATTACCGCACAGACGGCAATCCCGGTATCGCCAAGGCAACAGAAGCTGCGAGGGCTGTCAACGGTATTGTTGCCATTCCTGACTTTGGAGAGGATCGGCCCGATGGTGCAACAGACTTCAATGACCTGCATCAGCACAAAGGACTTGAGGCCGTTCAGGAGGCTATCCGGCAGGCTATTGAATTGTCTGCTGCTTATGGCATTACCGGTTCAGGGGAAGGCAGTACAGCACCAGAATCGTTTTTATGGCCTGATCCACAGCCGCTGGAAACAAAGACTGATCCCATGCCCTATCCAGTGGAAGAGTTGCCCGACACCATCAGGCAGGCGGTTACCGAGGTACAGCACTTCGTGAAGGCTCCCGTTTCACTGGTGGCGGCATCAGCTATTGGCGCATTGTCTCTTGCCGTACAAGGCCATATTGACGTGGAAAGGGCTACCGGGCTGAAAGGGCCTTCCGGATTATTCCTTTTGACCATTGCCGATTCAGGCGAAAGAAAATCCACCTGTGACAGCTTCTTCATGACGGCAATTCGCAGTTACGAAGAATCACAGCGGGAACTGGCAAAACCGGCATTGCAAAGCTATGAATCTGACCTTGCTGTGTGGGAAGCCAGAAGAAACGGATTAAAGGACAAGATCAGGGCGCTGGAAAAAGATGGGAAAGACTCCAGCAAACAAGAAAACGATTTTCGTGAGCTGGGGAAAGAAAAACCCGAACAGCCCAAATTCCCCCGTCTGCTGTACGCCGATGTTACCCCCGAAGCGCTGGCCTATGGCCTTGTCAGGAACTGGCCTTCTGGTGGTGTCATATCCGCTGAAGGCGGCACCGTGCTGGGTTCTCATGGCATGGGCAAAGATTCCATCATGCGCAATCTGTCACTGCTGAACCAGCTATGGGATGGTGGCCAGATATCAGTGGATCGAAGAACATCGGAATCATTCACCGTGTCAGGGGCAAGGCTGACAGTCGCCTTACAGATACAGGAAGCCACCTTACGCGGCTTCTTCAACAATACCGGCGCGCTGGCAAGGGGAACCGGCTTCATGGCAAGGTTTCTCATTGCATGGCCAGAATCAACACAGGGTACTCGCCATTTCACCGAAGCACCGGATGATTGGCCTGCTCTTGGGGCTTTCAACCGGAAATTGACCACCATTTTGGAAAACCCGGTTGATATTGATGAGAACGGCTCCCTGTCACTATCGACCATCACGCTTTCTGCCGATGCCAAAAAAGCATGGATTGGCTTTCATGATGCAGTGGAGTCCATGCTGACAAGTGGTGGTGATCTGTATGACATCCGGGATGTTTCCAGTAAAGCAGCAGATAACGCGGCCCGGTTGGCGTCACTGTTTCATGTCTTTGAGCATGGTGTTGGCCCGATATGCGCGGACTGCTTCAGAAAGGCCGCAACGATCATTACCTGGCATTTAAACGAATCGAAGCGTTTCTTTGGTGAAATGGCCCTGCCGGAGGAAATGGCAAATATGGCTCGCCTGGATGAATGGCTCATCCGGTATTGCCGGGAAAACAAAACCAGTGGTGTTTCAACCCGCCGGGCGCAACAGTTTGGCCCCGTCAGGAAAAACAGCGAACTTAATGCCGCACTGGATAATTTACAGGAACTGGATCGTCTATCTGTCAAACGAGATGGCAAGCAGAAAATGATTCTGGTAAACCCTGCATTGCTGGAGGGGATGTCATGAATTTAATCGATCTTTGGGCAAGCCTGAAGTCCCAGACCAGAGCAGTTGCTACAGCTACAGTTGCTACATCTGCTACAGATGAGAAAGAAATGCCCAGAAATGAGGCAAGTGTAGCAAAAGTAGCAAGTGTAGCCGTAGCAAACCATGAAGACATGCCCCCAGAAACATTCATGCAATGGGAAGTTTTCACTTCAAATCGGGGGACAGTCAAGGTGATATGCAGCGAACCCATGACGGAGAAAGAAGTTTGCTGGTTTCCTGGTGCGGTATCGGCTGTTCCATTATTGGAGGAATGACATGATGAAGAAGAAAACCAGCGTGGCAAAGAAAAAGGCAGCACCTAAAAAACCGGCGCTGACCGAAAAAGAAAAAAAGGAGTTTTATGCCCGTTACGCCATCCGGCCAAGTGCCAATGCAGCAGGTATTGTGGGTAAATACGGTAAATTCCTCCTTGGCGACAACCTGGGGCAGGATGAGCTTGTCGAATCACTCTCTCAGGCCATGACAGACATTAATAACGGCGACATGAAAAGAGTTGAGAACATGCTGCTTGGGCAGGCCATGGCACTGCAAACCATGTTCACGAATCTTGCCATACGCGCTGATTCGCAGGATGGACGGCTGGATAATATTGAAAGTCTGATGCGCATGGCACTACGGGCACAGAACCAGTGCCGCATGACACTGGAAACACTGGCGAATATCAAAAACCCACCTGTGGTCTACGCCCGCCAGGCCAATATCTCCCAGGGACATCAGCAAGTGAATAACGGTGTGCCTGTGGCTGCCACGCCCGCACGCGAGGAAAAAGTGATTGAATCTAACGAATTATTGGAGGTACTCGATGGCAAACGGCTGGACACCAGAACGAAAGGCCAGGCAGGCAGAAGCGATACACCGCTGGAAACCGTGGAAACAGGCCGGGGTAAAAACACCGGAAGGTAAAGCGCGTAGCAAAATGAACGCTCTGAAACATGGCGAATATTCTGCTGAAGCAAAGGCACTCAG encodes:
- a CDS encoding tail protein X; the protein is MAMLTYITKEGDTVDSITWRQYQTRAGSVLENVLSANPGLADYGPVLPPGIKVKLPELPQPAVHKSVKLWN
- a CDS encoding contractile injection system protein, VgrG/Pvc8 family → MATPFSFVDESRNLQAVPDELSTPPIKETPVKPSYRLVANNQDITDLIRDRFISLRYTDAVGFESDVLEIELSDHIEAEPIELPPTGAELQLYLGYDDVADLKGIFIVDELNLGRGTSRPGRMAIRARATPFDRSKGGKSTLQSQKRRIWKKGTRIGDMVATIATEHGMEYAVSASLLKVPLPTIDQSNESDINLLLRIGKKYDALVKPSGGKLIFAKRGEMKTLGGEQLPPVPLIEKDVSSWDVTLTMRDSAGLVVATWHIPKSARKHQIKVGTGEPVHRIKQLFQTEEAALAAAKAEYAKRQREGTKLTFEMTGRGDVIAEAPLQLSQWRQDVPTDWIISSVDHNLDPAGGWTMSIQAELPDDPATAKVETVTVPKKVRS
- a CDS encoding LexA family protein, whose amino-acid sequence is MGGNGKQIDLNDQIFINRNSSFLFRVAGDSMEGVGIFDGDVIVVDKSIEPRHNMIVVAVIDGGFTVKRLFKKEKIVRLIPENPKYDPIDFHEGQEMQVWGVVTSCIRKLF
- a CDS encoding type I restriction endonuclease, with translation MNEFISKVHKHAEHIKNVAEHCKTEETTKQALILPLLDILGFNAYDPTKVQAEYRAEYRGVKQTDRIDYALMLKGTPVLFIEAKPYGEMLINHEGQLERYFNSATNVLIAAITNGVEWRFFTDLNEKNTMDAEPFLVVDFEKLDESQISRLYNFRHDDFKPDQIKEIAEESVYLNQFTDVIRNNLRDPGADFVRFVAGQANIQRQFNARFIESITPIVKRSVGLAISDMVVTGLSAKPEPEKPKESPTVVDEFADQVDPDNPKIVTTYKERQMYEITKSLLPEAADSLVARDTESYYTVLYDGKTNRWLFRYNGDRREPIITLPIDITDERRREIERAGLEVGAGNTVKIMQPEHLMRIPGILRDSLQYVTDDENFRLKRSE
- a CDS encoding helix-turn-helix transcriptional regulator gives rise to the protein MTLQQIHHQSKRILRKREVLHRTGLSNATLHEMIAAQRFPAQIRISTRSVGWIESEVDAWIDERIAASRQKAA
- a CDS encoding helix-turn-helix domain-containing protein: MRNNFQAQRERVLHRLAEGPMTTHEAREQIAVIHPAGRVMELRRQGHDILTHWTKEPNAQGHMHRVAKYVLLSRKGVQS
- a CDS encoding Rha family transcriptional regulator → MNALAIQNEKLVSVNNQEPVTTSLIVAEKFNKRHDHVLRAIQNLECSDGFRLLNFGESSYRNEQNKKQPMYHITRDGFMFLAMGFTGKKAARWKECFIDAFRKMGATLVMRSSSEWNAARIENKTGRRVLTDAIQYVLIPYAISQGSRNHGMMFVSYTRLVQSCTSSDKRDSLPAHVLAKISVLEVSAATEILKLVARNVHYREIYQAVKSEINEIVRLWNALPIANANIKQLEAA
- a CDS encoding DUF3987 domain-containing protein → MIDPISQFRDAIAAAGLTVPETIETDGMLHRFASNGNPRDTAGWYVYYGDTVPAGGFGCWRTGVNQTWRADTGKKLTPSEDAAHKERIAAIQQQRKEEEAARRAEVATKAKARWEDALPASDNHPYLAKKGVLAHGIKEHDGNLIIALRTGSDIHSLQTIRADGDKRFLTGGRISGCYYSIGKPDQSDILCLAEGFSTGASVHEATGYPVTVAFNAGNLEPVAKAIRTLFPGKRLVICADDDYRTDGNPGIAKATEAARAVNGIVAIPDFGEDRPDGATDFNDLHQHKGLEAVQEAIRQAIELSAAYGITGSGEGSTAPESFLWPDPQPLETKTDPMPYPVEELPDTIRQAVTEVQHFVKAPVSLVAASAIGALSLAVQGHIDVERATGLKGPSGLFLLTIADSGERKSTCDSFFMTAIRSYEESQRELAKPALQSYESDLAVWEARRNGLKDKIRALEKDGKDSSKQENDFRELGKEKPEQPKFPRLLYADVTPEALAYGLVRNWPSGGVISAEGGTVLGSHGMGKDSIMRNLSLLNQLWDGGQISVDRRTSESFTVSGARLTVALQIQEATLRGFFNNTGALARGTGFMARFLIAWPESTQGTRHFTEAPDDWPALGAFNRKLTTILENPVDIDENGSLSLSTITLSADAKKAWIGFHDAVESMLTSGGDLYDIRDVSSKAADNAARLASLFHVFEHGVGPICADCFRKAATIITWHLNESKRFFGEMALPEEMANMARLDEWLIRYCRENKTSGVSTRRAQQFGPVRKNSELNAALDNLQELDRLSVKRDGKQKMILVNPALLEGMS